In the Leishmania mexicana MHOM/GT/2001/U1103 complete genome, chromosome 31 genome, one interval contains:
- a CDS encoding putative kinetoplast-associated protein p18-2, protein MLRRSQELLRVSPFALFMQEVGKTGKLKGAKNVCGAAAKMYRRLSPAEKSAVVRRAKEKTFPLQQAYQRMAKREMKRLRDMPMSKRQEHTRAKWISMRRSRASKPTKTVSSAKAKVKAASKAGKKIAKGPSK, encoded by the coding sequence ATGCTGCGCCGTAGCCAGGAGCTTCTGCGCGTGAGCCCGTTTGCGCTCTTCATGCAGGAGGTTGGCAAGACCGGTAAGCTGAAGGGGGCCAAGAACGTGTGTGGGGCCGCAGCGAAGATGTACCGGAGGCTCTCGCCGGCTGAGAAGagtgcggtggtgcggagGGCCAAGGAAAAGACGTTTCCGTTGCAGCAGGCATATCAGCGAATGGCGAAGCGTGAGATGAAGCGCCTGCGCGATATGCCCATGTCGAAGCGCCAGGAGCACACCAGGGCAAAGTGGATCTCCATGAGGAGGTCTCGGGCGAGCAAGCCCACCAAGACGGTGTCAAGTGCCAAGGCGAAGGTTAAGGCGGCCAGTAAGGCTGGGAAAAAGATCGCGAAGGGGCCGAGTAAGTGA
- a CDS encoding putative kinetoplast DNA-associated protein → MLRRSFTLRRVSPFSLFQKHLGETGVLKGMKNPAKKSAQLYHKLSTPERKIFEARARGVTYPALDAYNRFQKEYASRFLHLPMKQRQRKVAQLWAELKKNGTVKIPKSAKRKIKKVAKKTTPRRSVPKTAK, encoded by the coding sequence atgctgcgccgcagcttcACGCTTCGTCGGGTGAGCCCCTTCTCACTCTTCCAGAAGCACCTGGGCGAGACTGGCGTACTTAAGGGCATGAAGAACCCTGCAAAGAAGTCGGCACAGCTGTACCATAAGCTCTCTACGCCGGAGCGGAAGATTTtcgaggcgcgcgcgcgtggtgtGACGTACCCTGCCCTCGACGCGTACAACCGCTTCCAGAAGGAGTACGCGTCCCGCTTCCTGCACCTGCCCAtgaagcagcgccagcgcaaGGTGGCCCAGCTGTGGGCGGAGTTGAAGAAGAACGGCACGGTGAAGATCCCCAAGAGCGCCAAGCGCAAGATCAAGAAGGTGGCAAAGAAGACGACGCCAAGGCGGTCGGTGCCGAAGACGGCCAAGTAG
- a CDS encoding cyclin-dependent kinase regulatory subunit has translation MPAKPAQDFFSLDANGQREALIIIKKLQCKILYSDKYYDDMFEYRHVILPKDLARLVPTSRLMSEMEWRQLGVQQSQGWVHYMIHKPEPHVLLFKRPRT, from the coding sequence ATGCCAGCGAAGCCCGCGCAGGATTTCTTTTCCCTGGACGCGAACGGACAGCGGGAGGCCCTCATCATTATTAAGAAGCTGCAGTGCAAGATTTTGTACAGTGACAAGTACTACGATGATATGTTTGAGTACCGTCACGTGATTCTCCCGAAGGATCTTGCCCGCCTCGTCCCCACCAGCCGTCTCATGAGCGAGATGGAGTGGCGCCAGCTCGGCGTGCAGCAGTCGCAAGGGTGGGTGCACTACATGATTCACAAGCCAGAACCTCACGTGCTGCTCTTCAAGCGTCCTCGCACGTAA